In a genomic window of Dyadobacter fermentans DSM 18053:
- a CDS encoding alpha/beta fold hydrolase, with the protein MRLIESKAGTTAEPVKLFVHEAGQGKPVVFISGWPLSHEMWEYQFNVLPRHGIRCIGYDRRGFGRSDKPWNGYDYDTLAADLKSVLDELDLNDVTLVGFSMGGGEVIRYLSKYGSARVSKAVLISTVLPYMLKTEDNPDGLPQEMFDGFVKEIEDDRPKFLAGFAKDFYGNGFLNHSVSDEMLHWHSILALQGSGRATTQCIRSFSATDFRNEISLLDVPVLIIHGEDDKTVPIKVSSDRTSAMLPGAEYIIYESAPHGLFITHKERLNENLIQFINQQVVTISNPYTDIPS; encoded by the coding sequence ATGAGATTGATTGAATCCAAAGCGGGAACGACCGCCGAGCCGGTTAAGCTGTTTGTACATGAAGCAGGGCAGGGCAAGCCGGTCGTATTTATTTCCGGTTGGCCGCTGAGCCATGAAATGTGGGAATACCAGTTCAATGTCCTGCCCCGGCATGGGATACGATGCATCGGCTACGACCGCCGCGGTTTCGGGCGGTCGGACAAGCCGTGGAATGGTTACGACTACGACACACTGGCTGCCGACCTTAAATCGGTGCTGGACGAACTGGACCTGAACGACGTCACACTCGTCGGTTTTTCGATGGGCGGCGGCGAAGTGATCCGTTATCTGAGCAAATACGGCAGCGCCCGGGTTTCCAAAGCCGTGCTCATCAGCACCGTGCTTCCATATATGCTGAAAACCGAAGATAATCCCGACGGCCTTCCACAGGAAATGTTTGATGGATTTGTAAAGGAGATCGAGGACGACCGACCCAAATTCCTGGCCGGTTTTGCCAAAGACTTTTACGGAAACGGGTTTCTCAACCATTCGGTAAGCGACGAAATGCTGCATTGGCACAGCATTCTGGCATTGCAGGGATCGGGGCGCGCCACCACTCAATGTATCCGCAGTTTCAGCGCCACCGATTTCCGGAACGAAATATCGCTTCTGGACGTGCCGGTGCTCATTATCCACGGCGAAGACGACAAAACGGTGCCCATTAAAGTGAGCAGCGACCGGACGTCGGCAATGCTGCCGGGCGCCGAATACATTATCTACGAAAGCGCGCCGCACGGCCTGTTTATCACCCACAAGGAACGGCTGAACGAGAACCTCATCCAGTTTATCAACCAGCAGGTAGTCACGATCAGTAATCCTTATACGGACATTCCAAGCTGA
- a CDS encoding PAS domain-containing hybrid sensor histidine kinase/response regulator, whose protein sequence is MNDLRKELLKLLQKDEAIFDFIQDAATDGLLIWKHSDPQQHWADAKLQQALEPGFRPGPAAPLLENRSLLFHIEKSRAHFPHHQEPRTGLVRLLRGDMQVLRLNVASICAHSEECGWLVLTGFRRDSLSDEIPGLITNTELYQSFLNSNSIYVTGIDLEGNYKYVNDHFCEFFRLDRSEIIGRSSISGVVPEDIPKCLEVGEQCFINPGTPNPVVLRKYSAGEGVKTTQWEFTGIADENGVVTEIFCLGYDITQQLKVQEDLSVLVSNMQDVLFTISPDGVFTYVSPSWTSMYGHTVEETVGRSFTEFIHPEDFHICFEALRITAETGVPVPGGVEHRIRHRDGSWSWSNTSANIDPVSKNIILTSHDITELRNSRERLKELAIVASNTTDYIVITDHKGFITWVNKAYETHTGYNRKEVEGKNPLLLLQGPETDHETLDRIWADCKNKKVVREEVLCYTKNGEKYWVDLKITPVFDDYGNCSNFIAVERNITARKESDQEMKRIKDILQQTNSVAVVGGWELYARTGELYWSSTTREIHEVDPDYVPSTETAIGFYKEGASREAIARAVEKGLSYGTPWDNELQIVTAKGNERWVRTIGKAEMVDGVCVRIYGAFQDITHRKQAEVEILNSEAKFRSLYDSTSDAVILFDHTGYLDCNDAALKMFGIDSVDMLMKMPMGDLSGLNEPGMEAARNDGCRHVREVYENGTHNFEWKYKRFGESKESFIAEVLLNLMKVNGKEIIQAVIRDITIRKRAELELLEAREHAEAASKLKSEFLANMSHEIRTPLNGVVGFTDLLMKTNLDETQQQYMSMVFQSANSLMDIINDILDFSKIEAGKLELTPEKTDLLEICGRVADMVTYQAQQKHLEMLLNIPADIPRFVWCDSVRLRQILVNLLSNAVKFTIKGEIELKIELLNKVSGLDYTFRFSVRDTGIGIDPQNQRRIFEAFSQEDSSTTKRFGGTGLGLTISNSLLGLMESRLQLTSELEKGSTFFFDVTFRAVEGEDRFEWDNVEEIEKILIVDDNAHAGQILKDMLGNKRIASDYIPSGEEAYALLSSGKKYDVVLIDGQMPGWDGIETTRKIRKLSQGNKQPIILLNDSFDDEALTAFGNELNIRHFLVKPVKIQQLFHVLADLGIKTKTQEVQPEAAADKSHSMGIYENSHVKVLIAEDHKINMLLVKSMLAKILVNSELIEAANGREAIEAFRANRPDIVFMDIQMPEMNGYEATREIRRAEGRSRVPIIALTAGTVVGEREKCIEAGMDDYLTKPVLKDTLEASIRKWLYKQ, encoded by the coding sequence ATGAATGATCTAAGGAAGGAGCTGTTGAAGCTGCTGCAAAAGGATGAGGCTATTTTTGACTTTATCCAGGATGCGGCGACAGACGGATTACTGATTTGGAAGCATTCAGATCCACAACAACATTGGGCCGACGCAAAATTGCAGCAGGCCCTTGAACCCGGTTTCCGGCCCGGGCCCGCGGCGCCGTTGCTGGAAAACCGTTCCCTGCTTTTTCATATTGAAAAGTCCCGCGCGCATTTCCCGCATCATCAGGAACCGCGCACCGGCCTGGTGCGGCTCTTGCGGGGCGATATGCAGGTACTCCGCCTGAATGTCGCCTCCATTTGTGCGCATTCGGAGGAATGCGGCTGGCTTGTGCTGACCGGCTTTCGCCGCGACAGCCTTTCTGATGAAATTCCAGGGCTGATCACCAACACGGAACTCTACCAATCATTTCTTAACAGTAATTCCATTTACGTAACGGGCATTGACCTTGAAGGGAATTACAAATATGTGAACGACCATTTCTGCGAATTTTTCCGGCTCGACCGGAGCGAGATCATTGGCAGGTCGTCCATCAGCGGCGTGGTGCCGGAAGATATCCCCAAATGTCTCGAAGTAGGAGAGCAATGCTTTATCAATCCCGGCACGCCGAACCCGGTCGTGTTGCGGAAGTACTCGGCGGGCGAGGGCGTGAAAACGACGCAATGGGAATTCACGGGCATTGCCGATGAAAACGGCGTGGTAACGGAGATTTTCTGTCTGGGTTACGACATTACCCAGCAGTTGAAAGTGCAGGAGGATCTTTCGGTGCTGGTTTCCAATATGCAGGACGTACTGTTCACGATCTCGCCGGATGGGGTTTTTACCTATGTATCGCCTAGCTGGACATCCATGTACGGCCACACGGTGGAGGAAACGGTGGGGCGGTCGTTCACGGAATTCATTCATCCCGAAGACTTTCACATCTGTTTCGAGGCATTGCGGATTACTGCTGAAACGGGCGTACCCGTGCCGGGGGGCGTGGAGCACCGGATCAGGCACCGCGACGGCTCGTGGTCGTGGAGCAACACAAGCGCCAACATCGACCCCGTGAGCAAAAATATCATTCTCACGAGCCACGACATTACCGAGCTCCGCAACTCCCGCGAACGGCTCAAAGAGCTCGCGATCGTCGCTTCCAACACGACCGATTATATTGTTATTACCGACCACAAAGGCTTCATCACCTGGGTAAATAAGGCCTACGAAACGCACACGGGTTACAACCGCAAGGAAGTGGAAGGCAAAAACCCGCTGCTCCTGCTGCAAGGGCCGGAAACCGATCACGAAACGCTCGACCGGATCTGGGCCGACTGCAAGAATAAAAAGGTGGTGCGCGAAGAAGTGCTGTGCTATACCAAAAACGGCGAAAAATACTGGGTCGACCTCAAAATCACCCCAGTATTCGATGATTATGGCAATTGTTCCAACTTCATAGCGGTGGAAAGGAACATCACGGCCCGCAAGGAATCCGATCAGGAAATGAAGCGGATCAAGGATATCCTCCAACAGACCAACAGCGTGGCCGTGGTGGGCGGCTGGGAGTTGTATGCGCGCACGGGAGAACTGTACTGGTCGTCGACAACCCGCGAAATCCACGAGGTAGACCCCGACTACGTTCCCAGCACCGAAACCGCCATTGGTTTTTACAAAGAAGGCGCCAGCCGCGAGGCCATCGCACGGGCGGTCGAAAAAGGGCTTTCATATGGTACACCGTGGGACAACGAGCTGCAAATCGTGACCGCCAAAGGCAATGAGCGATGGGTGCGCACGATCGGCAAGGCCGAGATGGTGGATGGCGTGTGCGTGCGGATTTACGGGGCATTCCAGGACATTACCCACCGCAAACAGGCGGAAGTGGAAATTCTGAATTCCGAAGCAAAATTCCGCAGCCTTTACGACTCTACGAGCGATGCCGTGATCCTTTTTGACCACACCGGCTATCTCGACTGCAACGATGCCGCCCTGAAAATGTTCGGGATCGACTCGGTGGATATGCTTATGAAAATGCCGATGGGAGACTTATCCGGCTTGAACGAGCCGGGCATGGAGGCTGCCAGGAACGACGGCTGCCGGCATGTGAGGGAGGTTTATGAAAATGGCACGCACAATTTTGAGTGGAAATACAAGCGGTTCGGAGAATCGAAGGAGTCGTTCATTGCCGAGGTTCTGTTGAATCTGATGAAAGTGAACGGCAAGGAGATTATCCAGGCGGTGATCCGCGACATTACGATCCGCAAGCGCGCCGAACTCGAATTGCTCGAAGCCCGCGAACACGCCGAGGCAGCCAGCAAGCTGAAATCGGAGTTTCTCGCCAATATGAGCCACGAAATCCGCACGCCGCTGAACGGCGTGGTCGGTTTCACGGACCTGCTCATGAAGACCAACCTCGACGAAACGCAGCAGCAATACATGTCGATGGTTTTCCAGTCGGCCAACTCGCTGATGGACATTATCAACGACATCCTCGATTTTTCCAAAATAGAAGCCGGCAAGCTCGAACTCACGCCCGAAAAAACCGACCTGCTCGAAATCTGCGGCCGCGTTGCCGACATGGTCACCTACCAGGCGCAGCAAAAGCACCTGGAAATGCTCCTGAACATTCCCGCGGACATTCCCCGGTTTGTCTGGTGCGATTCCGTGCGGCTGCGGCAAATCCTGGTAAACCTGCTCAGTAATGCCGTCAAATTCACGATCAAGGGCGAAATTGAACTGAAAATCGAGCTGCTCAACAAGGTAAGCGGCCTCGACTACACCTTCCGTTTTTCCGTGCGCGACACCGGCATCGGCATCGATCCCCAAAACCAGCGCCGGATTTTCGAAGCATTCTCGCAGGAGGATTCTTCCACCACCAAGCGTTTCGGCGGAACCGGGCTCGGGCTCACCATTTCGAATAGCCTGCTCGGACTGATGGAAAGCCGCCTGCAACTCACCAGCGAGCTGGAAAAAGGCAGCACATTCTTTTTCGACGTCACATTCCGTGCCGTCGAAGGCGAAGACCGGTTTGAATGGGATAATGTGGAGGAAATCGAAAAGATACTCATCGTGGACGATAACGCGCACGCCGGGCAGATCTTGAAAGACATGCTAGGCAACAAACGCATTGCCTCCGATTACATTCCAAGCGGTGAAGAGGCGTATGCGCTGCTATCGTCGGGCAAAAAGTACGACGTAGTCCTGATAGACGGCCAGATGCCCGGATGGGACGGCATTGAAACGACCAGGAAAATCCGCAAACTGAGCCAGGGCAACAAGCAACCCATCATTTTGCTCAACGACTCCTTCGATGACGAAGCCCTTACCGCATTTGGCAATGAGTTGAATATCAGGCATTTTTTGGTAAAACCGGTTAAAATACAGCAGCTCTTTCATGTGCTGGCCGATTTGGGGATCAAAACCAAAACGCAGGAAGTACAGCCGGAAGCCGCCGCAGACAAAAGTCATTCGATGGGAATCTATGAAAACAGCCACGTGAAAGTACTGATCGCCGAAGACCACAAGATTAATATGCTGCTGGTCAAATCAATGCTCGCCAAGATATTGGTGAACAGCGAGTTGATAGAAGCTGCCAATGGCCGGGAGGCGATCGAGGCATTCAGGGCCAACCGTCCCGACATTGTATTCATGGACATTCAAATGCCCGAAATGAATGGTTATGAGGCCACGCGGGAGATCAGACGGGCCGAAGGGCGGTCGCGTGTGCCTATCATCGCGCTTACGGCGGGCACCGTCGTGGGCGAGCGCGAGAAATGCATCGAAGCCGGGATGGACGATTACCTGACCAAACCGGTTTTGAAAGATACGCTGGAAGCATCCATCCGAAAATGGCTTTATAAGCAGTAA
- a CDS encoding SDR family oxidoreductase codes for MSLDIDTKGQTQSTQPGIEEVMDPAPVVIRDNYRGSGKLQGKTALITGGDSGIGRSVAVHFAREGADVAIVYLNEGQDANDTKAMVEAEGKNCLLIQGDIRDEAFCKEAVRQTVSEFGKLNILVNNAAEQHPKENVDEISPDQLSDTFATNIFSFFYFTQAAMPHLAEGDNIINTTSITAYRGSPSLLDYSSTKGAIVAYTRSLAGNLAEKGIRVNAVAPGPIWTPLIPSTFDSERVKEFGKDTPFKRPGQPCEVATCYVFLASEDASYMSGQVLHPNGGQVING; via the coding sequence ATGAGTTTAGATATTGATACCAAAGGGCAAACGCAAAGCACGCAGCCCGGCATAGAAGAAGTGATGGACCCGGCACCGGTGGTGATACGGGACAACTACCGCGGCAGCGGCAAGTTGCAGGGAAAAACGGCACTCATTACCGGCGGCGACAGCGGCATTGGCCGGTCCGTGGCCGTCCATTTCGCAAGGGAAGGCGCCGATGTGGCGATTGTGTACCTCAATGAAGGCCAGGACGCCAACGATACGAAGGCCATGGTGGAAGCCGAAGGTAAAAACTGCCTGCTTATCCAGGGCGACATCCGTGACGAGGCTTTCTGCAAGGAAGCCGTGCGCCAGACGGTGAGCGAGTTTGGGAAACTGAATATCCTCGTGAACAATGCAGCCGAGCAGCATCCGAAGGAGAACGTCGACGAGATTTCGCCCGACCAGCTGAGCGACACTTTCGCAACCAACATTTTCTCCTTCTTTTATTTCACCCAGGCAGCGATGCCGCATTTGGCAGAGGGAGACAACATTATTAACACCACATCCATCACCGCCTACCGGGGCAGCCCGTCCCTGCTCGACTATTCGTCAACCAAAGGGGCGATCGTTGCCTACACGCGGTCGCTGGCTGGTAACCTGGCCGAAAAGGGCATCAGGGTTAATGCGGTAGCACCGGGGCCGATCTGGACGCCGCTCATCCCGTCGACATTCGACTCTGAGCGGGTGAAAGAGTTCGGAAAGGACACGCCGTTTAAGCGGCCGGGGCAGCCCTGCGAAGTGGCGACCTGCTATGTGTTCCTGGCCAGCGAAGACGCTTCCTACATGAGCGGACAAGTGCTGCATCCGAATGGCGGACAGGTGATTAACGGATGA
- a CDS encoding NAD(P)/FAD-dependent oxidoreductase → MEPKKVVIVGGGFGGINLAQKLSRNKSFEIVLVDKNNYNFFPPLLYQVATGFLEASNISYPFRKFFQEKSNLRFSLGAFERVFPEEKRIATESGDIYYDYLVFATGTETNYFGMENVRKNAVPMKTVQDALALRNHILRLKEQATKEADPAVRRKLLSIVVAGAGPTGVEVSGMLAEMHQNIFKKDYPELKREEVQIYLVDALPVVLNPMSKKSQEETLAELRGLGIEVLLDHAVKDYQDGIVTFANGKTITTETLIWTSGVTATALPGLPDDVLGRGKRVLVDAYNRVKGFDNIFAIGDICYMDADPDFPNGHPQLAQVAIQQGRNLAHNFPLWLQATSPRPFRYKDKGTMAIIGVNKAVADLPGLHFKGFIAYFLWLVVHLFSLIRYRNQVKTFYNWMVAFFTRDQSLRFILDPKPEKPAH, encoded by the coding sequence ATGGAACCAAAGAAGGTAGTGATCGTAGGCGGCGGTTTCGGGGGCATTAATCTCGCCCAGAAGCTTTCCCGCAACAAATCATTTGAAATAGTGCTGGTGGATAAGAACAACTATAATTTCTTCCCGCCACTGCTGTACCAGGTAGCTACGGGCTTCCTGGAAGCTTCCAATATCAGCTACCCGTTCCGCAAGTTTTTTCAGGAAAAAAGCAACCTTCGGTTTAGCCTCGGCGCGTTCGAGCGGGTATTTCCGGAGGAAAAAAGGATAGCTACCGAAAGCGGCGATATTTATTATGATTACCTCGTGTTCGCCACGGGCACCGAAACCAACTATTTCGGGATGGAGAATGTGCGCAAAAACGCGGTGCCGATGAAAACAGTCCAGGATGCGCTGGCCTTGCGCAACCACATTCTCCGGCTCAAAGAACAGGCCACGAAGGAAGCCGATCCGGCCGTGCGCCGAAAGCTGCTCTCGATCGTGGTGGCTGGTGCCGGGCCTACCGGCGTGGAAGTGTCGGGAATGCTCGCCGAAATGCACCAAAACATTTTCAAGAAAGACTACCCGGAATTGAAGCGGGAAGAAGTGCAGATTTATCTGGTGGACGCATTGCCCGTGGTATTGAACCCAATGAGCAAGAAATCACAGGAAGAAACGCTGGCGGAGCTCCGCGGCCTGGGCATTGAAGTCCTGCTGGACCATGCGGTGAAAGACTACCAGGATGGCATTGTGACATTCGCCAACGGCAAAACGATTACTACCGAAACGCTCATCTGGACATCGGGCGTGACGGCCACGGCGCTGCCCGGGCTGCCCGACGATGTGCTGGGAAGGGGCAAACGTGTGCTGGTGGACGCCTATAACCGCGTGAAGGGCTTCGATAACATTTTCGCGATCGGCGACATTTGCTATATGGACGCCGATCCTGACTTTCCGAACGGCCATCCACAGCTCGCGCAGGTGGCTATTCAGCAGGGCAGAAACCTGGCCCACAACTTCCCGCTGTGGCTGCAAGCGACCTCGCCGCGGCCATTCCGGTATAAGGATAAGGGTACCATGGCGATTATCGGTGTTAACAAGGCGGTTGCCGACTTGCCGGGCTTGCATTTCAAAGGCTTTATCGCGTACTTCCTGTGGCTGGTAGTGCACCTCTTTTCGCTGATCCGCTACCGTAACCAGGTGAAAACCTTTTACAACTGGATGGTGGCGTTTTTTACGAGGGACCAATCGTTGCGTTTTATCCTCGATCCGAAGCCGGAGAAGCCCGCTCACTGA
- a CDS encoding VOC family protein — translation MKINFKRLDHIMLCIPPGTEQQARDFYGGVLGLPELTDLGYPLPHGAIWFQMGDIQLHIRAEEVHDLSQRHPAFEVHDLEAARAVLEQHGVAVKNESKIPDRNRFSFRDPFGNRIELIEMIA, via the coding sequence ATGAAAATTAACTTCAAAAGACTCGACCACATCATGCTCTGCATACCGCCGGGCACCGAACAGCAGGCGCGCGATTTCTACGGCGGAGTACTGGGCCTTCCCGAACTCACCGACCTGGGCTACCCGCTGCCCCACGGCGCGATCTGGTTCCAGATGGGTGACATTCAGCTGCATATCCGGGCGGAAGAAGTGCACGACCTTTCACAGCGCCATCCGGCATTCGAGGTGCATGACCTGGAAGCGGCACGGGCTGTGCTGGAACAGCACGGCGTGGCGGTAAAGAACGAAAGCAAAATTCCCGACCGCAACCGCTTTTCCTTCCGCGATCCATTCGGCAACCGTATTGAACTGATTGAAATGATTGCATAA
- a CDS encoding DUF6496 domain-containing protein, with protein MAKYSKKAGEKVEEALHEQKEGKLKSGSGKKVTSKKQAIAIGLSEARKEGAKVPKKKD; from the coding sequence ATGGCCAAATATTCGAAAAAAGCTGGTGAAAAGGTGGAAGAAGCCTTACATGAGCAAAAGGAGGGCAAACTGAAATCGGGCTCCGGCAAAAAGGTCACTTCCAAAAAGCAGGCCATTGCCATCGGATTATCGGAAGCGCGAAAAGAAGGCGCCAAAGTGCCGAAAAAGAAAGATTAG
- a CDS encoding magnesium transporter CorA family protein: MIQTIADSSRYPFEWIDVTAPDDEELKQITEKYALHKSSIKDWLQPDHLPKYEDVGTYVFIIFRIHSDKVGAEADTVAELTDKLAIFMTPDTVITMHKKEWGAPELIREQQVDQHSCESTVHLVNEIIKSCIATYEAPSLKLTKDIEYYEENMFLKNRKASLLKGLYYLRRRVEVTRRILMLSHDIVDKMDMPDHANTYTRDTRDLYVKLHNIYDTLFENMNHLVMVYFSISSQRTNEIVRVLTVFSVFFMPLTFIVGIYGMNFDFMPELRLKWGYPGVMILMGFITFGIYVWFKRRGWL; this comes from the coding sequence ATGATCCAGACCATTGCTGATTCTTCACGATACCCGTTCGAGTGGATCGATGTAACAGCCCCGGACGATGAAGAATTAAAGCAGATCACGGAGAAATATGCGCTCCACAAATCGTCGATCAAAGACTGGCTCCAACCCGACCACCTGCCCAAATACGAGGACGTAGGCACATATGTGTTCATCATTTTCAGGATTCACAGCGACAAAGTAGGCGCCGAGGCGGACACCGTGGCCGAGCTCACCGACAAGCTCGCTATTTTCATGACCCCGGACACGGTAATCACCATGCACAAGAAGGAATGGGGCGCGCCGGAACTCATCCGCGAGCAGCAGGTAGACCAGCACTCTTGTGAAAGCACCGTGCATCTGGTGAACGAGATCATCAAAAGCTGCATTGCCACCTACGAGGCCCCGTCGTTGAAGCTGACGAAAGACATCGAGTATTACGAAGAAAATATGTTCCTGAAAAACCGGAAGGCTTCACTTTTGAAAGGCTTGTACTACCTGAGAAGAAGGGTGGAAGTGACGCGACGGATACTGATGCTTTCGCACGACATCGTCGATAAAATGGACATGCCCGACCACGCGAACACTTATACCCGCGACACGCGCGACCTGTACGTGAAGCTGCACAATATTTACGATACCCTGTTCGAAAACATGAACCACCTCGTGATGGTCTACTTCTCGATCTCCTCGCAGCGCACGAATGAGATCGTTCGGGTCCTGACGGTATTTTCCGTGTTCTTCATGCCGCTCACCTTCATCGTGGGCATTTACGGAATGAATTTCGACTTTATGCCGGAACTGCGCCTGAAATGGGGCTATCCGGGCGTGATGATCCTGATGGGCTTTATCACTTTCGGGATTTATGTGTGGTTTAAACGGCGCGGGTGGCTGTAA
- a CDS encoding amidohydrolase family protein yields MKKIGMILSGALFCATAFAQNTVILKNVTVIDGTGAAPRAKTDMLISDGRISAIQKGIKAAGAREIDLSGKTVMPSLVCAHAHVGTLKGTTSSANNYTRENLIRHLEKYQDYGVSAVLAMGTDRPLIFNGFIDSTQAGLLPGARLYSAGYGFNTPDPNPGSWMNLLLRPNTPEEVPAMMEKLAAVKPTVVKIWVDDHGGNARKMKPEIYKAIISEAHKRKIRVAAHLFYVDDARKLTEAGIDIIAHSIRDKEVDQDLLTKMKQKNVTYIPTLSLDEYQFIYAGSPDWINDAFFKASLEPGVFEMITDKAYGDKIRNSPDYQRNMSAFKTALINLRKIHAAGIPVALGTDSGAFPVRTQGFTEHLEMEMMVKAGLTPAQAITVSTRNAAAALRIDREKGTLEKGKKADFIILGANPLDDIRNTRKIESVWKDGKEVSKGPIN; encoded by the coding sequence ATGAAAAAAATAGGTATGATTTTGAGCGGCGCATTGTTTTGCGCAACCGCCTTCGCCCAGAATACCGTCATCCTGAAAAACGTGACCGTAATCGACGGTACCGGCGCGGCACCTCGGGCCAAAACCGACATGCTCATCTCCGACGGCAGGATCAGCGCCATTCAAAAGGGCATTAAGGCCGCGGGCGCACGCGAAATCGACCTTTCGGGGAAAACCGTCATGCCCTCGCTCGTGTGCGCGCATGCGCATGTAGGGACACTCAAAGGAACCACGTCGTCGGCCAATAACTACACCCGCGAAAACCTCATCCGGCATCTGGAAAAGTACCAGGACTATGGCGTAAGCGCCGTACTGGCCATGGGCACCGACCGCCCGCTGATTTTCAACGGCTTCATCGACTCCACCCAGGCGGGCCTGCTCCCCGGCGCACGGCTGTACTCGGCCGGCTACGGGTTTAACACACCCGACCCCAACCCCGGCTCGTGGATGAACCTGCTGCTGCGGCCCAACACGCCCGAAGAAGTGCCCGCGATGATGGAAAAGCTGGCTGCCGTGAAACCGACAGTCGTGAAAATATGGGTGGACGACCATGGCGGGAATGCCCGGAAAATGAAACCTGAAATTTATAAAGCCATTATTAGTGAAGCGCACAAACGCAAGATCCGCGTGGCGGCGCACCTTTTCTACGTCGACGACGCCCGGAAACTGACGGAAGCGGGCATCGACATCATCGCCCACAGCATTCGCGACAAGGAGGTGGACCAGGATCTGCTAACCAAAATGAAGCAGAAAAATGTTACCTATATTCCCACATTATCGCTCGACGAGTATCAGTTCATCTACGCCGGCAGTCCCGACTGGATCAACGACGCATTCTTTAAAGCATCCCTGGAACCGGGCGTTTTCGAGATGATTACCGACAAAGCTTACGGCGATAAGATCCGCAACTCACCCGACTACCAGCGCAATATGTCGGCATTCAAAACGGCCCTGATCAATCTTCGGAAAATACACGCGGCTGGCATTCCGGTAGCGCTCGGCACCGACTCAGGGGCATTTCCCGTGCGCACGCAGGGCTTCACCGAGCACCTCGAAATGGAGATGATGGTAAAAGCAGGCCTCACCCCGGCGCAGGCCATCACCGTGAGTACCCGCAATGCCGCTGCCGCGCTGCGCATTGACCGGGAAAAAGGCACCCTTGAAAAAGGTAAAAAGGCCGATTTCATTATCCTCGGCGCCAATCCGCTGGACGATATCCGGAACACACGGAAGATCGAATCCGTTTGGAAAGATGGCAAAGAGGTGAGCAAAGGACCAATTAATTAA